From Terriglobia bacterium, the proteins below share one genomic window:
- a CDS encoding transketolase, which yields MFHQTRSIKELERIAALIRLHIVEMVGVGQRGHLGGSCSAADIVTALYFAKMRHDPADPAWPDRDRFLLSKGHSALAQYAALAECGYFPKHELKKVKTLGAMLQGHPDRLKTPGIEANTGSLGQGISIACGMAAGLRIDGRESRVYCILGDGEAAEGQVWEASHTAAFYKLDNLVAILDNNRLMATGPIARRYDTSPYPEKWRAFGWHVLETDGHNIAAILEALDAVNEIQGKPKMVIAHTIKGKGISFAENRPEFHNGILNAEQFAQACRELGKEQ from the coding sequence ATGTTCCACCAGACACGCAGCATCAAGGAACTCGAGCGGATAGCCGCATTGATCCGCCTGCACATTGTGGAAATGGTCGGCGTGGGGCAGAGAGGGCACCTGGGCGGTTCCTGTTCTGCGGCCGACATCGTCACTGCGCTCTACTTCGCAAAGATGCGCCATGATCCGGCTGATCCCGCCTGGCCCGACCGCGACCGCTTTCTCCTCAGCAAGGGCCACAGCGCACTCGCGCAGTATGCCGCCCTCGCCGAATGCGGCTATTTCCCCAAACATGAATTGAAGAAAGTCAAGACGTTGGGAGCCATGCTGCAGGGGCATCCTGACCGGCTCAAAACGCCGGGCATCGAGGCCAACACGGGCTCGCTGGGACAGGGCATATCGATCGCCTGCGGCATGGCTGCCGGGCTCAGGATCGACGGCCGGGAGAGCCGCGTCTACTGCATCCTCGGAGACGGGGAAGCGGCTGAGGGCCAGGTCTGGGAGGCTTCACATACAGCAGCGTTCTATAAGCTGGATAACCTGGTGGCGATCCTCGACAACAACCGCTTGATGGCGACCGGCCCCATCGCCAGGCGCTACGACACCTCCCCCTATCCAGAGAAGTGGAGGGCGTTCGGCTGGCACGTGCTCGAGACCGATGGCCACAATATCGCGGCCATCCTCGAGGCACTCGACGCCGTGAACGAGATCCAGGGGAAGCCCAAGATGGTCATCGCACACACGATCAAGGGGAAGGGGATCTCGTTTGCGGAGAACCGGCCGGAGTTTCACAACGGCATCCTGAACGCCGAACAGTTCGCTCAGGCCTGCCGGGAACTGGGGAAGGAACAGTGA